The Tenrec ecaudatus isolate mTenEca1 chromosome 12, mTenEca1.hap1, whole genome shotgun sequence genomic interval CCCAAGTCAGTGATTTCTAGTGTCTTTCTTCAGTCAATGACTACTTAAACTGTTTGACCATAAACTTTTCCTCAGCAAAAACGACTAAGGCAATGCTTATTCCAGTAAATTGAtacagtgaatttgagtttaaCCATTAGGTCAAAACACCCAACATTCGGCATTCTTGAATCGCCCCACCCTTTACACTTAGAAACAGCACCCCACCCAAAGGTCACCACTGTCATGATTTTTGTAATTATGCTTTGTTTTTCCATTATGAGTTTGCCACTGAAGTCCGTGTCACTAAACATACAGCCTTTCTTGATTTTCAGTCTTACGGAAATGGAATCACACCGCATGTATTTGGTTACTTGGCTTTTCATTACATTTAGCAACTGCATTACATCCCTCTCCCTTTTTCAATCCCCTCGTGCTCCATTGCGTGACTGTCCTACCACTTATGTGTTCTGCTACTTAGGTGGACACAGTTATTTTCCATGTTATGCTGTTAGTGAATAATTATGCAGTGAATATTCTTGAACATGATTGGGGTGCATGTGCAGGCATAGGGCATATACTAAGGAATGAAATTGTTACTGGCTCCCTGGGCAAGTCTATCTTTAACTCTTCGAAAAACTTTCTCCAAATGGCTTATAGCAAGTTATGTTGTAGCAACCCCATAGGgtggagtcgaactgccccagtgggttcctgagactgtaactctttatggcaatggacagcctcatctttctcccagagagcagtgcTTGGTTTGGGATTTCaacctgctgactttgtggagtgAGCAGCCGATCTGTCACCCACAACCCCACTGAGAAGTCCTATTGCTTGCGATCTTCCCCAGAGCTGGTCAGTGTGTAGTGGTGTCCTCAGGGACCGTTGTACATTCCTCTCATCTAGGTAAGCTGAGCCCTTGTATGTGTTGGCCATGTTGATTTTCCCTTTAGTAAAGTACCTCGTCGTGTCTTTGAGTCCCTTTATCGATTCCCAGCGGGAGAGACCGCCTGCCCATTTATAACTGCAGATTTATCACTGACTTTCACTTCATTGGTCAGGTGTCCTGTTGAGTGTCATCCTTCTCCTTATCCAAATGGTTTTCTGCCTAGATTGGAAGTGAAGTGGTGAGGTTCTTTTGAAACCAAATGATGTAATTGTTGCTTCATCACAGAATACCAAAAAGCcaggctcactgccattgggtcaattgtgGCTcccggtgaccctataggacaggatagaactgcccctgtgggtttcccacgcagaaagcctcttctttctcccatggaaaggctggtggttttcagcgGCTGATCTCTTGCTTAGCAGACAAAAACTGCTTATAGTAGACACTATCCAGTGTCTCCGTCACTGGTTTTGGAAATCGGAGGGGTCATTTTTGCCCCTGGTGGGCAGGGCCCCTCCTGCCATTTGTACAAAGACTGCACACACAGCAGTGGTTGAGAAATTGGACAGGAAGACAATAGTTAAGGAACTTGAGTCTCCCTACCGGTCACCTATCTTGCATTCACACTGATTTCTACTCAGCACCTAATTATTTCATCCTGAACTTTTATCTCCCTTTGTTCTACGCAACAGTCTCTCACCGTCCACTACTGTGCTCTTTGATCTTAAACAAGTACAGCAAGCCAGGAGAAGTGAGAGAGCTAAATCCGAGGGTAGAGTGAGTTCACCAGGCAAGAGACCAGCTCGCGGTGCCTTCCTCATCCGCCTGTGCTGTGTGGCAGCACAGAGCTACCCCATAGCGTGAAAGGGGAAAGGATAGAATTGTTGCTTAATTCTGAAGCTGGCCATCTCCACATTGAAAAGATTTTtagatcagtagttctcaaccttcctaatgcggcaaCCCATTAATAcacttcatgttgtggtgccccccccccaatcataatattattttcattgctacttcataactaattttgttactgtcatgaatcaggcggcccctgtgaaagggtgattTGACCTggggggggtcgcgacccacaggttgataactGCTGTTCTAGATGATTCTAAGATAGCAGAATGCCTGTTCTGCCTGGAAAATGATGTGAGTGGCTGGTCATCTGACCCCTGAACATTACTTGAAGTCATCGGCTATCCCTTCTGTTAGTGGCAATTACTGAACTGGGTTCTTGTGGCTGCCACCTCCAACCTTGGCCTTTtctgctttattattattttttaatcattttatcggatcTCATACAatgcttttcacaatccataaatacatcaattgtgtaaagcacatttgtacattcattgccctcatcattctcaaaacatttgctctccacttaagcccctggcatccgctcctcattttttccccgctccccctccctcataaacccttgataatttataaattattattttgtcatatcttgccccgtccgacgtctctcttcacccacttttctattgtctgcccccccagggaggaggttatatgtagatccttgtagtcagctccccctttccaacccgccctccctccaccctctggatatcaccactcacaccactagtcctgaagggattccctgtgtttccagttcctatctgtaccagtgtacatcctctggtctagctggatttgtaaggtagaattgggatcatgatagtgggtggggaggaagcatttaggaactagaggaaagttgtatgtttcatagttgctacactgcaccaactggctcgtctcctcccctcaacccttctgtaaggggatgtccagttgcctacagatgggctttgggtttctaccccacactacccctcattcacaatgatatgattttttttgttctgatgatgcctgatacttgatcccttcaacagctcatgatcacacaggctggtgtgcttcttccatgtggactttgttgcttctgagctagatggcctttcatttaccttcaagcctttaagacgccagatgctatatcttttggtagccaggcaccatcaactttcttattTGCACCCAccttgtcttcagaggttgtgtcaggaaggtgagcatcatggaatgccagtttaatagaacaaagtattcttgcattgagggagtacttgagtggaggcccaatgtctatctgctaccttaatattaaatctgtaaatatatgcatatagatctatttccacatcctcatatatatatttacatatgtatatgcttgcatttagacctctataaatgccctttacgtcctagctctttcctctatttccttttactttcctcttctcccactattatgctcagccttcatttgggtttcagtaattccaatcggttacattacccttggtcactccctaccaggccttctacacccttctcaccacagatttggatcacttgctgttcccttgtccctgggtttgttaccaccactacctttccccgccatcttctcctctcccatgttcccccggaactgtcagtcccgttgttttctcctccagattgttcatacagcctatcttattagacagacctgcagagataataagatgcacaaaaacaagacagcaaaaccaagcaaaataacaacaacaagccaatgacaaaaaaataaaacacaacaagaagaaagaaaagcttgtagttagttcaaggactgtttgttgacctttaggtatggctctgaccccaaagtctatttttggtattccctggggacttcattgctctgttcctcttgctctGTTAAATGCCTGTAGTGTTGCCTCGGCGTGGTGGGATTTTTCTGCTTTATTTAAAGCAGCCTTTTTGAATGAGTGTGATGCTAAGAACAATGAAAATTGGTGCTTATTTTGTACACCCTCTATTTTAGATGGCGtggtctggtggcataatgggtggcaagttgggctgctaaccacgagatcagcagttcaaactcaccagcctctccattggagaaatatgaggctttccacATCTGTAAATAAGTACCGTCTTGGAAGTTTCACTCTGCCCATTTTgggtccctttgagtcagaaccgacttggcaTCAGTGAGTTTTGAACCTGATGTAGGAGTCACACCATTTCACAGTGGCTTTCAgtcacagttttgttttgtttttaattgccttAAACACGCTGTGGCTCCCTACACAGGCCCTGCTTGACTCTGGGGAAAATGAGGTGGCACTGTGAAAGGTAGGAAGTTTGAGGGGGCATAGAGCACAGTGGAAGACAAGCACCCAAATGCTGCCAGGCTGCCTGCCAGCTGGGAGAAGAGATGAACTCCCTGGTGTTGGTCTGTTTAGGGAGTAGCTGACCCATCCCTGCAGGCTCTGGAGACCCGGCAAGACGAGATTTTGCGATGCCTGTATGAACTGAAAGCTGCTGTGGACGGTCTCTCCAAGATGATCCAGACGCCAGATGCCGACTTGGATGTGACTGACATCCTCCACGCGGACAGGCCCTCCCCTTTAACGGCCAGCAGCCTGGACTTAGATGCAGTGCTTGGGAAGGTGAGTTCCTTTTGAAACGGGGAGCTGACTCTATCCAGTGTGGTCAGTGCCCACCATCCCCACCCGAGGTGATCACACTGCCCACAGGTGATGAGAGCCTGGCACGTTCCGCTTCTCCAAGGTGGAGCAAGGAACCCCCGTGGTGGTTTTGCTCCCTTTCGGTGGGCGGTGGTACCTTTGCACTGGACAGATCCATGGGTGCGTATGACCCACGCTCTGCAGCCCGTTCCTGACCGCCCAGGTCTAGGACGGAGAGCAGGGAGGCTTCCAGGGTTCCAGTCTCAAAcggcaccaggcagagggcagtcCCTGCCAGGGGTGGGCACCAGGCCAGTGGCCTCAGAGCCCTGGGCACACACATTTCCGCAGTTTGCTCAGAGAGCTACTTCAGCTCCTTTCGTGGTGCCTGGACTCTCAGGCTTGCGCTGCTCACTAATCCTCCAAGCACCACTGTTTCAGCTTGCACACACGCCCGACTCCAGTGAAGGTGTTGTGTCACCGTCAGCTTGCATCAGGCTGCTCCCATGCTCGGCTAGTTGGCTGAATGGGTGGAGTTGGCACATTTCCCAGCTCCACTTCTTTATGGAGTGGTGTGACCTCAGACCGGCCTCTCTTACCCCAGGATTAGAGTGTCCTCAACTGTAAAGCGAGGGCATGGAGGAGGAGGATGCTGCCCAGTCATCCTGGTGAGGTtagcacagccccccccccccccatggcttTCTGACAGTGTCTGGCCGCCCCCCCACCAGGATTTCGGCGCGCTGAAGGACATCGTGGTCAACGCGAATCCTGCCCAGCCACCCCTCTCCTTGCTTGTGCTGCACCACCTGCTCTGTGAGCGCTATCGGGTCCTGTCTGCGGTCCACACGCACTCGTCCATCAGGAGTGTACCTGGAAACCTCCTCACGTGCTTTGGGGAACAGACCACAAAACAGCCCGGTCCCCGTCACGAATACCAGCTGGGTTTTACTTTAATTTGGAAGGATGGTAAGCAGAGAGACCTTGCTAAGCTTCTAGaccagtcagtggttctcaaccttcctaaagccaccaccctttaatacagttcctcatgttgtggtgacccccacaaccataaaattattttcgttgctacatcataactgtaattttgctactgttatacatcaggcaaccctgtgaaagggtcattcaacccccaaaggattgtgacccacaggttgggaactgctATTCTAGACTATGATACAACTCCCATCCCAGTTGGAACGAGGCGGCAGCTGATGGCCAGGCTTCCTAAGTTAGGCCGGTGTGGAGCTGTTCAGAAGAGGACCACGGTGACGGTGCCCTCCTGCCTCGGGCTGCAATCACAAGGCTTTGGCTTTGCAGGAGGTGGGCTAGGGAGGGACTCTGAATGTCTGAGGGAAGGGAATCTGACTGGTCACAGTCTTCCACAATCACCATCACAGGACAGCGGGGTTCTTTGCCCTTGGTCCCCCGGGTCTAGGCTGTTCCTGGTGGGTTTTGCACCAAGGAAGCAAACTGACCTCTGGGGTTTGCAAAGGTGTCGAGCGCCTGCATGTGCCATCCGTGGAGCCGGCCCAGGAGATGGCTCTGCTGGGCTCTAGTCAGTCTCGCTTTCCAAATTAGGACCCTGCCAACTTGAGACCGCAGTCAGCCAAGTGCAGACCGACCACTGCAGTAGAGCTGGGGTCCCAGTAATGCCAGTGAGGTGCGTTGTTTGGTTTGCCGGTACAGGCCCCAGGGAAGCCAGCGTATCCTCCCTGATGCGTACTACGGCGCCAGGGAGAAGCTTGAGAGATGGAGCCAATGGCCATTGTGTGACACGAGCTGTTGGCAATACAGCACCCATGTGCTCCGTGCAGGTGACCACTAACCTTCAGTGGGTTGTTAAGCTACAGCCACGGTCCAGTGAAGCTCAGTAAGACGAAGTACGCCAGGGCCTGAACGGTCACTCCGTCATTGTAACACCCAGGTTGCGGTTTCAGCCCTCTCAAATGTGAAATCCCTTGTAGGCCAGCGACAAGCAGGgttctcttctctcctcttcaGCCCAAGCTAACTCATGGCACAAGCACATCTTCTGGGGTGGgcctgagggggagggcagattcCTCTTCCTGACATCccacctgttttgtgttttgtccccctctcccctcttcagtgcCCAAGACTCAGATGAAGTTCAGCGTGCAGACGATGTGCCCCATCGAGGGCGAAGGGAACATCGCCCGGTTTTTGTTCTCTCTGTTTGGCCACGAGCAGGATGCCGTCCACTTAACCCTCATCGACGGCTGGGTCGACATGGCGATTCTCCAGCTGAAAGAGGGGAGCAGTAAAGAGAAGGCGGCTGTGCTCCGCTCCATGAACTCCGCCCTTGGGAAGAGTCCCTGGCTTGCGGGCAACGAGCTCACTGTGGCCGACGTGGTGCTGTGGTCCGTGCTCCAGCAGACAGGGGGCGCCAGTGCGACGGCACCAGCCAACGTGCAGAGGTGGCTGAAGTCCTGCGAAAACCTAGCGGCCTTCCACTCCGCCCTCAAGCTCCTCAAGTGAAGTTCAGAGACTGCCCTGAGAGGGATTCGATTTGCAAGAAATGGTGCTGCCATCTCATGCCTATCAGGGAACGGACGTGCTATTTTTTCTTAGGCCAGTTGTCAAGTATCAATAAAAACACCATCGCAGCTGTAgctttccttttatttaaaactacaaaatcacacatacagctCCATGATGGACGGCGACTGTGCGGCAGGGATCTGGAATGGGCAGGGTGGTCCAGGCGTCGAGGGCTGTGATGTTGGAGAGGGTGCGGGAAAGGCAGGAAAGATCTGAGGAGAAACGATTTGGGAGCCCGGAAGTGGCCACCATGGAAAGGCCTGCTAGAGAAACGATGGCAAGCTGAGAGTGGTGAGCGTCTcccagagggaggggagagccagCTGCAAGTTCTGCCCGGGCTGATCTGTTGTCCTTTCTGTGCAGTTGCTTCAGCAGCTGCAGGAAAAGATCTTCTGGCTTAGGAAGACCGGCAGCTGTCAGGGTTGCTGAGAATCCATCCTGTCAAGTGTGCAGGGCTGAACTTGGCAGCAGGGGACACAAGGGTGG includes:
- the AIMP2 gene encoding aminoacyl tRNA synthase complex-interacting multifunctional protein 2 isoform X1; this encodes MPMYQVKPYHGGGAPLHVELPTCMYRLPNVHGQSSCPAPDAGHVQGVADPSLQALETRQDEILRCLYELKAAVDGLSKMIQTPDADLDVTDILHADRPSPLTASSLDLDAVLGKDFGALKDIVVNANPAQPPLSLLVLHHLLCERYRVLSAVHTHSSIRSVPGNLLTCFGEQTTKQPGPRHEYQLGFTLIWKDVPKTQMKFSVQTMCPIEGEGNIARFLFSLFGHEQDAVHLTLIDGWVDMAILQLKEGSSKEKAAVLRSMNSALGKSPWLAGNELTVADVVLWSVLQQTGGASATAPANVQRWLKSCENLAAFHSALKLLK
- the AIMP2 gene encoding aminoacyl tRNA synthase complex-interacting multifunctional protein 2 isoform X2, producing MPMYQVKPYHGGGAPLHVELPTCMYRLPNVHGQSSCPAPDAGHVQALETRQDEILRCLYELKAAVDGLSKMIQTPDADLDVTDILHADRPSPLTASSLDLDAVLGKDFGALKDIVVNANPAQPPLSLLVLHHLLCERYRVLSAVHTHSSIRSVPGNLLTCFGEQTTKQPGPRHEYQLGFTLIWKDVPKTQMKFSVQTMCPIEGEGNIARFLFSLFGHEQDAVHLTLIDGWVDMAILQLKEGSSKEKAAVLRSMNSALGKSPWLAGNELTVADVVLWSVLQQTGGASATAPANVQRWLKSCENLAAFHSALKLLK